Proteins encoded by one window of Aspergillus chevalieri M1 DNA, chromosome 6, nearly complete sequence:
- the pfy1 gene encoding profilin (COG:Z;~EggNog:ENOG410PQR4;~InterPro:IPR036140,IPR005455;~PFAM:PF00235;~go_function: GO:0003779 - actin binding [Evidence IEA]), whose product MGAHSAIWQGYVDSSLMGSGQFDKAAILSHDCSGVEASSPGFTISPQEISALAAGFGDPSSVQASGFTVGGDKFFAIRADDRSLYGKKGKEGIVVVKAVSCVIVAHHGEAVQTPNAATVVENLVDYINNPR is encoded by the exons ATGGGTGCTCACTCTGCGATCTGGCAAG GCTATGTTGACTCCAG CTTGATGGGCTCCGGCCAGTTTGACAAGGCCGCCATCCTCAGCCACGACTGCTCCGGCGTTGAGGCCTCTTCCCCCGGTTTTACG ATCTCGCCCCAGGAGATCAGCGCTCTTGCCGCTGGCTTCGGCGACCCTAGCTCCGTCCAGGCCAGCGGTTTCACCGTCGGTGGTGACAAGTTCTTCGCCATCCGTGCTGACGACCGTAGTCTGTACGGCAAGAAG GGCAAGGAGGGTATCGTCGTCGTCAAGGCCGTCTCCTGCGTTATTGTCGCCCACCACGGCGAGGCCGTGCAGACCCCCAACGCCGCAACTGTTGTCGAGAACCTCGTTGACTACATCAACAACCCCCGGTAG
- a CDS encoding uncharacterized protein (BUSCO:EOG09264I14;~COG:S;~EggNog:ENOG410PNIM;~InterPro:IPR013272,IPR029525;~PFAM:PF08265;~go_component: GO:0031011 - Ino80 complex [Evidence IEA];~go_process: GO:0006338 - chromatin remodeling [Evidence IEA]), whose translation MPNPTPAETEAHQKLLDTLDIAQIPRPFRSSTWRPSQRRNKNVKQLLSENSRKEATASVLATQANSGATTPLLPTTGTETPAEGAQGGENIAQAAQNLSTLVLERNARMASSGSGPSVTWTNIESAPSLHPAQQKRYCDITGLPAAYTDPKTRLRYHDKEVFGVIRSLAQGVPESYLEARGAQVVLK comes from the coding sequence ATGCCAAACCCAACCCCCGCCGAAACAGAAGCTCACCAAAAACTCCTCGACACCCTAGACATCGCCCAAATCCCCCGCCCCTTCCGCTCCTCCACCTGGCGTCCCTCGCAGCGCCGCAACAAAAACGTCAAACAACTCCTCTCCGAAAACTCCAGAAAAGAAGCCACCGCATCCGTCCTAGCCACGCAAGCAAACTCCGGCGCAACAACACCCCTCCTACCAACCACCGGCACAGAAACACCAGCCGAAGGAGCACAGGGCGGAGAGAATATCGCGCAGGCAGCGCAGAACCTGTCAACGCTGGTTTTGGAGAGGAATGCGAGGATGGCGAGTTCGGGCTCAGGGCCATCCGTGACATGGACGAACATCGAGTCTGCGCCGTCGTTGCATCCTGCACAGCAGAAGCGGTATTGTGATATTACGGGGTTGCCGGCTGCGTATACGGATCCGAAGACGAGGCTGCGGTATCATGATAAGGAGGTTTTTGGGGTGATTCGGTCGTTGGCGCAGGGTGTGCCGGAGAGTTACTTGGAGGCTAGGGGGGCGCAGGTTGTGCTCAAGTAG
- a CDS encoding DASH complex subunit DAD4 (COG:D;~EggNog:ENOG410PQR9;~InterPro:IPR013959;~PFAM:PF08650;~go_component: GO:0042729 - DASH complex [Evidence IEA];~go_component: GO:0072686 - mitotic spindle [Evidence IEA];~go_process: GO:0008608 - attachment of spindle microtubules to kinetochore [Evidence IEA]), protein MESPHEHQQTLILSRIINNIEKLNESVTVMNKSLQEVNIQNMNVELVAQMFKNYQSNVLFHLEATENLKEPS, encoded by the exons ATG GAGAGCCCTCACGAGCACCAGCAGACCCTGATTCTTTCTCGAATAATCAACAACATT GAAAAACTCAATGAATCTGTGACGGTTATGAACAAGAGCCTCCAG GAGGTCAACATTCAGAACATGAACGTGGAATTAGTCGCGCAGATGTTCAAGAACTACCAGTCGAACGTGCTATTCCACTTGGAAG CCACGGAGAATCTGAAGGAGCCGTCATAA
- the ARP5 gene encoding actin-related protein ARP5 (BUSCO:EOG09260QNB;~COG:Z;~EggNog:ENOG410PH0K;~InterPro:IPR027664,IPR004000,IPR043129;~PFAM:PF00022): MTITSVQTVLPNRLTIDPSERKAAKPPPQVYNAKDHPFKGYHPPQPEGYRQSKANPDSSAIVIDNGSNLIKAGWSFDKSPRLVFPPVMARYRDRKLNRACQFIGYDSYVDATTRGQLRNAFDPGTSVVGNWDVMEGLLDYTFIKLGVDGASGGVDRPIVMTEPIANLSYPRRMMNEILFECYSAPSVAYGIDSLFSYRYNNGRNGLIVDSSHTATHVIPVLDSKPLLSNCSRLNWGGLNASEYLLKLMRLKYPTFPARMTESQMQDLVHNHCYVSKNYDQELSGYLDWTGLEDRDHVVQYPFTEHVVPEKSEEELARIAERKKESGRRLQEQAAKMRLEKLMKKEQELEYYKDLQQGLASESKKEIRRILEAEDLKDEAHLDRLIRDLERSIRRSRNKDLGIEENEETAEEMSFPLLDVPDEELDEAGLKEKRHQRLMKSNVEARQRAKAEKEAEKARRQEEERLDREKRENDFENWIGERRQARQNVLQKMKERDRMKADLGNRKSLASQMRMKTLANLAAEGPRKRRRGGDEDDFGANDEDWGVYRTVATGDQSDEEEEEDLGGALTNLENELLEYDPDFTENHTLAAQSDWTKSMVHVFLRGPWPFDPESQREAHQLHLNVERIRVPEVVFKPSIAGIDQAGLVEVAADIVNQRFSTGEDRQRLLRDVFLTGGNTVFQNFDERFRQDFRELLADDTELVVRRAGDAVLDAWRGAAQWASQGQLGRVSISRQEYLEKGSDYLKEHELGNMMS; the protein is encoded by the exons ATGACCATCACGTCGGTTCAGACGGTCCTCCCCAATCGCCTCACGATCGATCCCTCCGAGCGGAAAGCCGCGAAACCTCCTCCGCAGGTATACAATGCCAAAGACCATCCGTTCAAGGGATACCACCCACCGCAGCCAGAGGGATACCGGCAGAGCAAGGCAAATCCGGACAGTAGTGCAATAGTTATCGATAATG GCTCGAATCTTATCAAAGCTGGCTGGTCCTTCGATAAGAGCCCACGTCTAGTCTTTCCCCCTGTAATGGCACGATACCGTGACCGAAAACTCAACCGAGCATGTCAGTTTATCGGATACGATTCGTACGTCGATGCCACGACAAGGGGACAGCTGCGGAATGCGTTTGACCCTGGTACGAGCGTGGTTGGTAATTGGGACGTTATGGAAGGGCTGCTGGACTATACTTTCATCAAGCTGGGTGTTGACGGCGCGAGTGGCGGTGTTGATCGGCCTATTGTTATGACGGAGCCAATTGCGAATCTCAGCTATCCGAGACGAA TGATGAACGAGATTCTTTTCGAGTGCTACTCTGCGCCGTCGGTCGCCTACGGAATCGATTCGCTGTTCTCATACCGGTATAATAATGGGAGGAATGGGTTGATTGTTGATTCGTCCCATACGGCTACGCATGTTATTCCTGTCCTCGATTCCAAACCTCTCCTTTCGAACTGCTCGCGACTGAACTGGGGTGGTCTGAACGCTTCCGAATACCTTCTCAAGCTTATGCGTCTCAAATACCCGACGTTCCCTGCGCGGATGACGGAAAGCCAGATGCAGGATCTCGTGCACAACCACTGCTACGTGTCTAAGAACTATGACCAAGAGCTGAGCGGGTATCTGGATTGGACAGGGCTCGAAGATCGGGACCACGTTGTCCAATACCCCTTCACGGAGCATGTCGTACCGGAGAAGTCAGAAGAAGAACTGGCGCGAATCGCAGAGCGGAAGAAGGAAAGCGGCCGTCGACTGCAAGAACAGGCCGCCAAGATGCGTTTGGAGAAGCTTATGAAGAAGGAGCAGGAATTGGAATACTACAAGGATCTACAACAAGGTCTTGCCTCTGAGTCGAAGAAGGAAATTAGACGCATCCTAGAAGCGGAGGACTTGAAGGATGAAGCGCATCTAGATCGGTTGATCCGGGATCTGGAACGCTCCATCCGACGATCGAGGAATAAGGATCTAGGTATcgaggagaatgaagaaacGGCGGAAGAGATGTCCTTCCCATTGTTGGACGTTCCGGATGAGGAACTGGATGAAGCAGGGTTGAAGGAAAAACGACACCAACGGCTGATGAAATCGAATGTTGAGGCACGGCAACGTGCAAAGGCAGAGAAGGAAGCTGAAAAGGCTCGtcgccaggaggaagagcgaTTGGATCGGGAAAAGCGTGAGAATGATTTCGAGAATTGGATTGGCGAACGGCGACAGGCCCGACAG AACGTTCTGCAAAAAATGAAAGAACGCGATCGGATGAAGGCCGACCTTGGTAACCGCAAATCCCTTGCCAGCCAAATGCGAATGAAGACCCTCGCAAACCTAGCCGCAGAAGGGCCGAGGAAGCGACGCCGAGGCGGAGACGAAGACGACTTCGGCGCCAACGATGAAGATTGGGGAGTCTACCGCACCGTCGCAACCGGCGACCAAAgtgacgaagaggaagaagaagacctAGGCGGTGCCCTCACCAACCTGGAAAATGAACTCCTCGAATACGACCCCGACTTCACCGAAAACCACACCCTAGCAGCCCAATCCGACTGGACAAAGAGCATGGTGCATGTCTTCCTGCGGGGTCCTTGGCCCTTTGACCCCGAAAGCCAACGCGAGGCACACCAGCTGCACCTAAACGTGGAGCGCATCCGGGTGCCAGAGGTGGTGTTTAAGCCGTCGATCGCCGGGATCGACCAAGCGGGGCTGGTCGAGGTGGCAGCGGATATAGTCAATCAGCGCTTCTCGACGGGCGAAGACCGACAACGGTTGCTGCGGGATGTGTTTTTGACAGGTGGGAACACGGTCTTTCAGAATTTCGATGAACGGTTTAGGCAGGATTTCCGCGAACTTTTGGCGGATGATACGGAGTTGGTTGTTAGACGGGCTGGGGATGCGGTGCTGGATGCATGGAGGGGGGCGGCGCAGTGGGCGTCACAGGGGCAGTTGGGGAGGGTGTCGATATCCCGGCAGGAGTATTTGGAGAAGGGGAGTGATTATCTGAAG GAACACGAACTGGGCAACATGATGTCGTGA
- a CDS encoding uncharacterized protein (COG:S;~EggNog:ENOG410PZ49;~SECRETED:SignalP(1-15)) codes for MKIFSFFAMAAITLAQTTLFPIFNAAPTTLPITGAEGSIVSADSSATTIAIQCVKGNDLCQLNQAVTVTEGLSTHSMSAVFSTHTLALDGVLTMIEDCTITSSTVGASCTVSLTLELTSPPATSSGSMTASASVSTTSRNWETSCGLHGIYYKPLTVTAGMEKLNVPTSQPTDAGAGAGGEDNLGIGRALAAAVAAAAMYV; via the coding sequence ATGAAgattttctccttcttcgccATGGCGGCCATCACCCTGGCCCAAACAACTCTCTTCCCAATCTTCAACGCTGCCCCGACAACCCTCCCTATCACCGGTGCAGAAGGCAGCATTGTCTCCGCCGACTCCTCGGCAACCACCATCGCCATCCAATGCGTCAAAGGCAACGACCTCTGCCAGCTCAACCAGGCCGTCACCGTCACCGAGGGCCTTTCCACGCATTCCATGAGTGCGGTTTTCTCAACGCACACACTCGCTCTAGATGGGGTGCTTACCATGATCGAAGACTGCACCATCACATCCAGTACCGTCGGCGCGTCGTGCACGGTGTCGCTTACTTTAGAGCTGACATCGCCGCCAGCAACATCATCGGGATCAATGACTGCTTCTGCCTCGGTTTCCACTACAAGCAGGAATTGGGAGACGAGTTGTGGATTACACGGTATCTATTATAAGCCGTTGACGGTCACGGCGGGGATGGAAAAGTTAAATGTCCCCACTTCACAGCCAACGGATGCGGGGGCGGGAGCGGGGGGGGAGGATAATCTGGGGATCGGGAGGGCTCTGGCTGCAGCTGTGGCTGCTGCGGCTATGTATGTATAG
- a CDS encoding uncharacterized protein (COG:S;~EggNog:ENOG410PT9N) codes for MLGRPHRHHAPDVSSPVLHYTNAVQRNDLQTLAATTMGDQNASDPRTISLLGLQRPRTSEGRDRRPNLRIAIPSMDDLPLPPVIHDGGYESDGSNLIGIALGSPRLVHRRNGAQAEQQHHQSEKRRYHPALEKPKRPLQRKPSKWRKIGGLFKHKNAAPNQVRNHKHKPPGCGGEPDSGVEDKGNCFGGPTGGKIKSCLEAKRKFKAENASSHASANAKSAAKGDDGSKGDDSAPMLEVEIPDAQMERYSVMFGGLFGQGKARRSKTMDEVIASSRINGSPDTQRPRRTTSPTRSRTPSFSLFPTTQVSKASKVLGTSNIPRGPSPLARSQTSPAGQEQESLLNAHSPLPSPMSFKSRASEVSSNIASNGPEKRVSINIGKDTVFKDTNPFSDNDNDHNQKPQKQFSINTDLEPHSPNTHNPSTASSPVLSPLDATRDKINSILSPASTPKDDNENNNENTNKIDLKAESQDPEPENDIENIPKIEISVARSVSVSKSKKKQILVPIGPRNDRLTPDGLGVSERKGKTPQIMDGYFGHRPGTSQDVRIESVLSA; via the exons ATGCTGGGAAGACCACACCGCCACCACGCACCAGACGTATCCAGCCCGGTCCTTCACTATACAAATGCAGTGCAGCGGAACGACTTACAGACTCTCGCCGCGACCACCATGGGCGATCAAAATGCTTCAGACCCCCGAACTATATCACTCTTGGGTTTGCAGCGTCCCAGAACCTCAGAGGGCCGCGACAGACGCCCAAACCTGCGGATAGCCATTCCATCGATGGACGACCTGCCACTACCTCCCGTCATTCATGACGGCGGTTATGAGTCTGACGGGAGTAACCTAATTGGCATCGCATTGGGAAGCCCCCGCCTCGTCCATCGGAGAAACGGCGCCCAGGCAGAACAACAGCACCACCAATCCGAAAAGCGACGCTACCACCCGGCCCTCGAAAAGCCCAAGCGCCCCCTTCAGCGCAAACCCAGCAAATGGCGCAAAATCGGCGGCCTATTCAAGCACAAGAACGCCGCCCCAAACCAGGTTCGCAACCACAAGCACAAGCCCCCGGGATGCGGAGGCGAGCCCGATTCAGGCGTCGAGGACAAGGGTAATTGTTTCGGGGGTCCAACGGGTGGAAAAATCAAGTCATGTCTAGAGGCTAAACGGAAATTTAAAGCAGAGAACGCAAGTTCACACGCGAGCGCGAACGCAAAGTCGGCAGCCAAGGGTGATGATGGGTCTAAGGGAGATGATTCGGCGCCTATGCTAGAGGTTGAGATTCCCGATGCGCAGATGGAGAGGTATAGTGTTATGTTTGGGGGGTTGTTTGGGCAGGGAAAGGCGAGGAGGAGTAAAACTATGGATGAGGTGATTGCGTCGTCGAGG ATAAATGGATCTCCAGATACTCAACGACCCAGACGAACTACTTCCCCAACACGATCCAGAACACCAAGTTTCTCTCTGTTTCCAACAACGCAAGTCAGCAAAGCATCAAAAGTCTTGGGCACATCAAACATCCCCCGCGGACCGAGTCCATTAGCCAGGAGCCAGACCTCACCAGCAGGCCAAGAGCAAGAATCCCTCTTAAACGCTCATAGCCCCTTGCCGTCGCCAATGTCATTCAAATCACGAGCCTCCGAAGTCTCATCCAACATCGCGTCCAACGGTCCAGAAAAAAGAGTCTCTATCAACATCGGCAAAGACACAGTCTTCAAAGACACCAACCCCTTCTCagacaacgacaacgaccACAACCAAAAACCACAAAAACAATTTTCTATTAACACAGATCTCGAACCTCACTCCCCCAATACCCACAATCCCTCCACAGCATCCTCCCCCGTCCTCTCCCCGCTCGATGCAACCCGCGACAAAATCAACAGCATCCTCTCCCCAGCATCAACGCCAAAAGATGACAACGAAAACAACAACGAAAACACAAACAAAATCGACCTCAAAGCCGAAAGTCAAGACCCCGAACCAGAAAACGACATAGAAAACATCCCTAAAATCGAAATCTCAGTCGCGCGATCTGTCTCCGTCtccaagagcaagaagaaacAAATTCTCGTTCCTATCGGGCCCAGGAATGACCGTTTGACGCCTGATGGGCTTGGGGTCAGTGAGAGGAAAGGGAAGACGCCGCAGATTATGGATGGGTATTTTGGACATCGGCCGGGGACGTCGCAGGATGTGAGGATTGAGAGTGTTTTGAGTGCTTGA
- the GOT1 gene encoding Got1 family protein (COG:U;~EggNog:ENOG410PPQI;~InterPro:IPR007305;~PFAM:PF04178;~TransMembrane:4 (i12-32o38-58i70-87o93-114i);~go_process: GO:0016192 - vesicle-mediated transport [Evidence IEA]), translating to MPTMWLSENQKVGAVFCSAGGLFLFGGVLMFFDRALLAMGNILFLIGLSLIIGLEKTLAFFTRRQKIKGTIAFASGILLIFLRWPLTGFLVELYGLFILFGDFLITIGQFAGNIPVVGPYIRRGLEILAGGTRSNAELPV from the exons ATGCCTACCATGTGGTTATCAGAGAATCAGA AAGTCGGCGCTGTATTTTGTTCGGCTG GCGGACTGTTTCTCTTCGGAGGAGTACTGATGTTCTTCGATCGTGCTTT ACTTGCCATGGGAAAC ATCCTCTTCCTAATCGGCCTCTCCCTAATAATTGGTCTCGAAAAAACCCTCGCCTTCTTCACCCGCCGCCAAAAGATCAAAGGAACCATCGCCTTCGCCTCCggcatcctcctcatcttcctgcGCTGGCCGCTCACGGGCTTCCTAGTCGAGCTGTACGGTCTGTTTATCCTTTTCGGCGACTTCTTGATTACGATTGGGCAGTTTGCAGGGAATATCCCGGTTGTGGGGCCTTATATTCGCAGGGGGTTGGAGATTTTGGCGGGGGGGACGAGGAGTAATGCTGAGTTGCCGGTTTAG